The following proteins come from a genomic window of Corallococcus sp. NCRR:
- a CDS encoding family 2B encapsulin nanocompartment shell protein — protein MTTSQKDVAAHEGTTLSTAGARQLATTTKTQPVMQGISPRYLLSILPWVQVSGGTYRVNRRLTYTVGDDRLNFSNIGAKVEIIPQELLKLPLMRGFEDVDDLLIRTLAGRFTQKQFKPGENIAEAGRSAEHVFLLAHGKAQKLTAGKYGDPVVLDTLADGDHFGDQAVVESNDVWPFTVKAVTACTVMALPQDVFESLITQSPALKAHVERYKANLKKPQDKAGQAAIALAAGHHGEPVLPGTFVDYELKPREYELSVAQTILRVHTRVSDIFNDPMNQTAEQLRLTIEALKERKEWELINNPEFGLLHNADLKQRINTRSGPPTPDDMDELLTRRRKTRYFLAHPRAIAAFGRECNKRGLYPTVVDVGGAKFQAWRGVPILPCDKLPISRENTTSIIAMRIGQDDQGVVGLHNAGIPDEVEPSLTVKRMAVNDQAMTNYLVSTYYSAAVLVPDALGVLENVALGG, from the coding sequence ATGACGACTTCACAGAAGGACGTAGCGGCGCACGAGGGCACCACCCTCAGCACGGCGGGTGCGCGCCAGCTCGCGACGACGACGAAGACGCAGCCGGTGATGCAGGGCATCTCGCCCCGCTACCTGCTGAGCATCCTGCCCTGGGTGCAGGTGTCCGGCGGCACGTACCGCGTGAACCGGCGGCTGACGTACACCGTGGGCGACGACCGGCTGAACTTCAGCAACATCGGCGCCAAGGTGGAGATCATCCCCCAGGAGCTGCTCAAGCTGCCGCTGATGCGGGGCTTCGAGGACGTGGATGACCTGCTCATCCGCACCCTGGCGGGCCGCTTCACCCAGAAGCAGTTCAAGCCGGGGGAGAACATCGCGGAGGCGGGTAGGTCCGCCGAGCACGTGTTCCTGCTGGCGCACGGCAAGGCGCAGAAGCTGACGGCCGGCAAGTACGGCGACCCCGTCGTGCTGGACACGCTGGCGGACGGCGACCACTTCGGTGACCAGGCGGTGGTGGAGTCGAACGACGTGTGGCCCTTCACCGTCAAGGCCGTCACGGCCTGCACGGTGATGGCGCTGCCGCAGGACGTGTTCGAGTCCCTCATCACCCAGTCCCCGGCGCTGAAGGCGCACGTGGAGCGCTACAAGGCGAACCTCAAGAAGCCCCAGGACAAGGCGGGGCAGGCCGCCATCGCGCTGGCCGCCGGTCACCACGGCGAGCCCGTGCTGCCCGGCACCTTCGTGGACTACGAGCTGAAGCCGCGCGAGTACGAGCTGAGCGTGGCGCAGACCATCCTGCGCGTGCACACCCGCGTGTCGGACATCTTCAACGACCCGATGAACCAGACCGCGGAGCAGCTGCGGCTGACCATCGAGGCGCTGAAGGAGCGCAAGGAGTGGGAGCTCATCAACAACCCGGAGTTCGGCCTGCTGCACAACGCCGACCTCAAGCAGCGCATCAACACCCGCTCGGGTCCGCCGACGCCGGACGACATGGATGAGCTGCTGACGCGCCGCCGCAAGACGCGCTACTTCCTGGCCCACCCGCGCGCCATCGCGGCGTTCGGCCGGGAGTGCAACAAGCGCGGCCTGTACCCGACGGTGGTGGACGTGGGCGGAGCGAAGTTCCAGGCGTGGCGCGGGGTGCCCATCCTCCCGTGCGACAAGCTGCCCATCAGCCGGGAGAACACCACCTCCATCATCGCCATGCGCATCGGTCAGGACGACCAGGGCGTGGTGGGCCTGCACAACGCGGGCATCCCCGACGAGGTCGAGCCGAGCCTCACCGTGAAGCGCATGGCCGTGAACGACCAGGCCATGACGAACTACCTGGTGAGCACCTACTACTCCGCCGCCGTGCTCGTCCCGGACGCGCTGGGCGTGCTGGAGAACGTGGCGCTCGGCGGCTGA